The following coding sequences lie in one Musa acuminata AAA Group cultivar baxijiao chromosome BXJ1-8, Cavendish_Baxijiao_AAA, whole genome shotgun sequence genomic window:
- the LOC103993296 gene encoding actin-related protein 2/3 complex subunit 5A isoform X2: protein MATVGFLEDENLEAIITRIEHKSRKIESLLKQSKPVEALKTALEGSLLKTKDERCKSANWIVVHRAIMAIKDVDAMFSSLDPEYYDILMNYKDKLLGAMTSVKVNYWAHFG, encoded by the exons ATGGCGACGGTGGGCTTTCTGGAGGACGAGAACCTCGAGGCGATCATCACCCGGATCGAGCACAAGTCCCGCAAGATCGAAAGCTTGCTTAAGCA ATCTAAGCCGGTGGAGGCGCTTAAGACAGCGTTGGAGGGttcacttttgaaaaccaaagatgagaggtgcAAG TCGGCGAATTGGATAGTGGTGCATCGGGCGATCATGGCTATCAAGGATGTGGATGCGATGTTCTCTTCCTTGGATCCCGAGTATTACGACATTCTCATGAA TTATAAAGACAAACTCCTGGGTGCAATGACTTCTGTGAAAGTGAACTACTGGGCACATTTTGGCTGA
- the LOC103993296 gene encoding actin-related protein 2/3 complex subunit 5A isoform X1 codes for MATVGFLEDENLEAIITRIEHKSRKIESLLKQSKPVEALKTALEGSLLKTKDERCKSANWIVVHRAIMAIKDVDAMFSSLDPEYYDILMKYLYRGLATGDRPTCDQCLKIHEKLTEKAGLGCILRSLADTINTV; via the exons ATGGCGACGGTGGGCTTTCTGGAGGACGAGAACCTCGAGGCGATCATCACCCGGATCGAGCACAAGTCCCGCAAGATCGAAAGCTTGCTTAAGCA ATCTAAGCCGGTGGAGGCGCTTAAGACAGCGTTGGAGGGttcacttttgaaaaccaaagatgagaggtgcAAG TCGGCGAATTGGATAGTGGTGCATCGGGCGATCATGGCTATCAAGGATGTGGATGCGATGTTCTCTTCCTTGGATCCCGAGTATTACGACATTCTCATGAA GTATTTATATAGAGGCTTAGCAACTGGAGATCGACCTACATGTGACCAGTGCCTCAAGATCCATGAGAAGCTGACAGAGAAAGCAGGGTTGGGTTGTATTCTTCGCTCCTTAGCTGACACCATTAATACTGTGTAA
- the LOC135587381 gene encoding uncharacterized protein LOC135587381, with protein MLARWGRAASQLAAAAELTRRVAAPRAAYLSDRSYSKVGTDAAATVTAPSNPAVSSPSKLPLNKPEVRLNVMFWSKACSLALPPNSPLRIEEPHYEGIKRLILKLLLFYSKQSKSIRGANVVYRRIISQVDKPAIYDVFQLEKTFKTTFSLLVLHMWLFLRRLKEDGKEGVEFGQYLYEIYNHDLELRVSKAGVNLLLTKWMKDLEKIFYGNIVAYDTAMTPEAKHDDLANVIWRNIFFEDGSGLSNDAAATAAVQAMARYTRRESTCLLLTDKEAIFSGNFMFTSLENKPNPGKITN; from the exons CGCGTGCCGCTTACCTCTCCGATCGGAGCTACTCCAAGGTCGGTACAGACGCCGCCGCCACCGTGACCGCTCCCTCGAATCCGGCCGTGTCTTCGCCCTCGAAGCTCCCCCTGAACAAACCAGAG GTTAGACTAAATGTTATGTTTTGGTCCAAGGCATGCTCATTGGCTTTGCCACCCAACTCTCCTCTGAGAATAGAAGAACCTCACTATGAGGGCATCAAGCGTCTAATCCTGAAGTTATTGTTGTTCTATAGCAAACAAAGCAAATCCATTAGAGGAGCAAATGTAGTTTATCGGCGCATCATTTCCCAGGTCGACAAGCCTGCTATTTATGATG TATTTCAGTTGGAGAAAACATTTAAAACTACATTTTCGTTGCTTGTACTTCATATGTGGCTCTTCTTACGCCGCTTGAAGGAAGACGGAAAGGAAGGAGTTGAATTTGGGCAATACTTGTATGAGATTTATAATCATGATTTGGAGTTGAGAGTGTCCAAGGCTGGG GTTAACTTGTTATTGACAAAATGGATGAAGGATCTAGAGAAGATATTCTATGGCAATATTGTTGCATATGACACTGCCATGACCCCAGAAGCTAAACATGATGACCTTGCAAATGTAATATGGAG GAATATTTTCTTCGAAGATGGTTCTGGGTTATCAAATgatgctgctgctactgctgctgtccAG GCCATGGCTCGATATACTCGCAGGGAATCTACCTGTCTTTTATTGACAG ACAAGGAGGCTATATTCTCTGGCAACTTCATGTTTACCTCATTGGAGAACAAGCCTAACCCTGGGAAGATAACAAATTGA